The Syngnathoides biaculeatus isolate LvHL_M chromosome 6, ASM1980259v1, whole genome shotgun sequence genome has a window encoding:
- the LOC133502433 gene encoding LOW QUALITY PROTEIN: high affinity choline transporter 1-like (The sequence of the model RefSeq protein was modified relative to this genomic sequence to represent the inferred CDS: inserted 1 base in 1 codon), protein MAVHVAGLVAVGVFYLVILLTGIFASRKSKQVEKQCSGKKSEVTIVGGRNINVVIGVFTMTATWVGGGYIVGTAEVVYSPAQGLVWAIGPLAYFLNFFLAGLFLAKPMRSKRYVTMLDPFQHRYGQLFTTAILLPALVCDILWVACILAALGGMMSIILDVSSTISIIISAAVSIIYTLFGGLYAVAYTDIIQLSFIFVCLWLCIPFMFLSPAVTDAPQTAHFNQSSFPSWIGEVKLEDAGKWTDDFLVMVNFGGAHYTSGRIILEKLRGCLRNMAVHVAGLVAVGVFYLVILLTGIFASRKSKQVEKQCSGKKSEVTIVGGRNINVVIGVFTMTATWVGGGYIVGTAEVVYSPAQGLVWAIGPLAYFLNFFLAGLFFAKPMRSKRYVTMLDPFQQRYGQLFTTAILVPALISDILCAACILAALGGMMSIILDVSSTISIIISAAVSIIYTLFGGLYAVAYTDIIQLSFIVICLWVCVPFMFLSPAVTDAPQTAHFNQSSFPSWIGEVKLEDAGKWTDDFLVLSVGGLAFQALFQRILAASSSTRAQVTCFAAGGLTFFLGIPSMIIGALATSADWNQTDYGLPPPYERGEAGNXLPLALSYITPSWMSVLGIGAVAAAVMSSMDSVMLSSASMFTQNIYKTMLRKQASERELQWVIRISVLLVGLAGTGLAFNKTSIVELWLLTTDLLYCLVAPQLVCVVHLRSTNCYGAISGYVIALLLRALSGEPALGLPSVLLYPGWRQEDGVIRQYFPFKTLIVLISFAAINLVSWLFQLAFTRHLIPQSWDVMNSFKKKIEAEVEEERPISNENKDFVLSTAL, encoded by the exons ATGGCAGTGCATGTGGCTGGACTTGTGGCCGTTGGGGTTTTTTACTTGGTCATTCTGCTCACTGGAATCTTCGCCTCTCGGAAGTCCAAGCAAGTGGAGAAGCaatgttctggaaaaaaaagcgaAGTCACCATCGTCGGAGGCCGCAATATCAATGTAGTGATTGGTGTGTTTACCATGACag CGACATGGGTTGGTGGAGGTTATATTGTGGGGACTGCTGAGGTCGTTTACTCTCCAGCTCAAGGTCTCGTCTGGGCTATTGGCCctcttgcatattttttgaatttttttcttg CAGGACTGTTTTTAGCCAAGCCAATGAGGTCCAAACGCTACGTGACTATGTTGGACCCATTTCAGCACCGCTATGGCCAATTATTCACGACAGCAATTTTACTTCCTGCTCTGGTCTGTGATATTTTGTGGGTGGCCTGCATCCTTGCTGCGCTAG GGGGAATGATGAGCATTATCCTTGATGTATCATCGACGATCTCCATCATAATCTCTGCAGCTGTCTCTATCATCTATACTTTATTTGGTGGCCTCTACGCGGTCGCATACACCGATATCATCCAACTGtccttcatatttgtttgtctg tggcTTTGTATTCCATTTATGTTTCTCAGTCCCGCGGTGACTGACGCCCCACAAACAGCTCATTTCAACCAGTCAAGCTTCCCCTCGTGGATAGGAGAGGTGAAGCTGGAGGATGCGGGAAAGTGGACGGACGACTTTTTGGTGATG gtcaactttgggggcgcgcattatacttcaggacgcattatactcgagaaattacg CGGCTGTTTGAGGAACATGGCAGTGCATGTGGCTGGACTTGTGGCCGTTGGGGTTTTTTACTTGGTCATTCTGCTCACTGGAATCTTCGCCTCTCGGAAGTCCAAGCAAGTGGAGAAGCaatgttctggaaaaaaaagcgaAGTCACCATCGTCGGAGGCCGCAATATCAATGTAGTGATTGGTGTGTTTACCATGACAG CGACATGGGTTGGTGGAGGTTATATTGTGGGGACTGCTGAGGTCGTTTACTCTCCAGCTCAAGGTCTCGTCTGGGCTATTGGCCctcttgcatattttttgaattttttcctTG CAGGACTCTTTTTTGCCAAACCAATGAGGTCCAAACGCTACGTGACAATGTTGGACCCGTTTCAGCAACGCTACGGCCAATTATTCACAACAGCAATTTTAGTTCCTGCTCTGATCAGTGATATTTTGTGTGCGGCCTGCATCCTTGCTGCGCTAG GGGGAATGATGAGCATTATCCTTGATGTATCATCGACGATCTCCATCATAATCTCTGCAGCTGTCTCTATCATCTATACTTTATTTGGTGGCCTCTACGCGGTCGCATACACCGATATCATCCAACTGTCGTTCATAGTTATTTGTCTG tggGTTTGCGTTCCATTTATGTTTCTCAGTCCCGCGGTGACTGACGCCCCACAAACAGCTCATTTCAACCAGTCAAGCTTCCCCTCGTGGATAGGAGAGGTGAAGCTGGAGGATGCGGGAAAGTGGACGGACGACTTTTTGGTGTTG tCTGTTGGAGGACTGGCGTTTCAAGCTCTATTCCAGAGGATTCTTGCAGCGTCCTCTTCGACTCGGGCTCAGGTCACCTGTTTTGCTGCTGGtggattgactttttttttgggaatccCTTCAATGATAATTGGAGCTTTGGCTACTTCTGCag ACTGGAACCAGACAGACTATGGTCTACCCCCACCTTATGAGCGCGGGGAGGCAGGGA GTCTCCCACTGGCTTTGTCCTACATCACACCCTCCTGGATGTCAGTGTTGGGTATTGGTGCTGTCGCAGCAGCAGTCATGTCCTCCATGGACTCTGTCATGCTGTCGTCAGCATCCATGTTCACACAAAACATATACAAGACAATGTTGAGaaagcag GCATCAGAGAGGGAGCTGCAGTGGGTGATCAGGATTAGTGTGCTTCTGGTGGGCCTGGCTGGAACCGGTCTGGCCTTTAACAAGACCAGCATCGTTGAGCTCTGGCTGCTCACGACCGACTTACTTTATTGCCTTGTCGCCCCGCAGCTGGTCTGTGTGGTGCACCTCCGCTCCACCAATTGCTACGGTGCCATCAGCGGCTACGTGATTGCTCTGCTGCTGCGTGCGCTGAGCGGCGAACCAGCACTCGGCCTTCCCTCTGTGCTCCTCTACCCGGGATGGAGGCAGGAGGATGGCGTCATCAGACAGTACTTTCCCTTTAAGACTCTGATTGTGCTCATTTCTTTTGCAGCTATCAATCTCGTGTCGTGGCTGTTCCAGCTCGCTTTCACTCGCCATCTCATTCCTCAGTCCTGGGATGTGATGAATTCATTCAAAAAGAAGATAGAGGCAGAAGTAGAGGAAGAGAGACCAATTTCCAATGAGAACAAGGACTTTGTCTTAAGTACAGCTTTATAG